A genome region from Deinococcus sp. KNUC1210 includes the following:
- a CDS encoding SDR family NAD(P)-dependent oxidoreductase — translation MNSVVVTGVSSGIGYGTVKVLLERGQQVFGSVRRQADAERLKADFGERFTPLLFDVTDAAAVARAAAQVSVALEGRTLSGLVNNAGVAVPAPLYSQTPADFRQQLDINLTGPLLVTQAFLPVLGMNRQLQGPPGRIVNVSSIGAKLSPPFLGAYAASKAGLEALSDSLRRELLPFGIDVLVVAPGSVATPIWDKAEAGQATWASDPLYRQQIQKFAASMVKDGRAGYTPEQIGDSIWRALSRTRPALRAAPGPETPLTRIMTALLPKRALDAVIGRTLGLRRAKS, via the coding sequence ATGAACTCAGTTGTGGTGACGGGGGTTTCGAGCGGCATCGGCTACGGCACAGTGAAGGTGCTGCTGGAACGCGGGCAGCAGGTCTTCGGCAGCGTTCGCAGGCAGGCCGACGCCGAGCGCCTGAAAGCGGACTTCGGAGAACGCTTCACGCCGCTGCTCTTCGACGTGACCGATGCAGCGGCGGTGGCGCGGGCGGCAGCCCAGGTGAGCGTGGCGCTGGAAGGGCGCACCCTGAGCGGACTGGTGAACAATGCGGGCGTGGCAGTTCCGGCACCGCTGTACAGCCAGACTCCCGCCGACTTCCGGCAGCAACTCGACATCAACCTAACCGGGCCGCTGCTCGTCACACAGGCCTTTTTGCCGGTGCTGGGCATGAACCGGCAGCTCCAGGGACCGCCCGGAAGAATCGTGAACGTGAGTTCCATCGGAGCGAAGCTGTCTCCGCCGTTCCTGGGTGCCTACGCCGCCAGCAAAGCGGGGCTGGAAGCGCTGTCGGACAGCCTGCGCCGCGAACTGCTGCCGTTCGGAATCGACGTGCTGGTGGTGGCTCCGGGATCGGTGGCGACGCCCATCTGGGACAAGGCCGAGGCGGGGCAGGCGACGTGGGCCAGCGATCCGCTGTACCGGCAGCAGATTCAGAAATTTGCCGCCAGCATGGTGAAAGACGGGCGAGCCGGCTACACCCCGGAGCAGATCGGTGACAGCATCTGGCGAGCGCTGAGCCGTACCCGCCCCGCCCTGCGTGCCGCACCAGGGCCGGAAACCCCCCTGACCAGGATCATGACGGCGCTACTCCCCAAACGGGCGCTGGACGCCGTGATCGGGCGCACGCTGGGCCTGCGACGGGCGAAAAGCTGA
- the ispH gene encoding 4-hydroxy-3-methylbut-2-enyl diphosphate reductase, producing MIERVLLAKPRGFCAGVVMAIEAVERAARSEEKPVTVYHSIVHNHTVVERLSEGYGVHFVEDLNAVDSLPQGGETVVFSAHGVSPAVRLRARELGLNTIDATCPLVTKVHTEARKYAREGYTILLIGDSARHQEVLGTSGEAPDETILVGVLGKSGPGLHDPYTVQVPDPARVVVLTQTTLSVDDTRRTVEILKSRFPALVIPPSEDLCYATKNRQDEVKRIAQEVNAFLVLTSTHSSNGMRLLELAQAECGRAYRLETGADLDALDLSSVRSVGITSAASTPDDLVQDVVARLRQRNPELILSEEGEWENIEFRQPKKVGPTDALLRVQQ from the coding sequence ATGATCGAGCGTGTCCTCCTTGCCAAACCCAGAGGCTTCTGCGCGGGCGTCGTGATGGCGATAGAGGCCGTCGAGCGAGCCGCCCGCAGCGAAGAGAAACCCGTGACGGTGTATCACAGCATCGTGCATAACCACACCGTCGTCGAGCGGCTCTCGGAGGGCTACGGCGTGCACTTCGTGGAGGACCTGAACGCCGTGGACTCGCTGCCACAGGGCGGCGAAACGGTGGTCTTCAGCGCACACGGCGTCAGTCCGGCAGTGCGGCTGCGGGCGAGGGAACTGGGTCTGAATACCATCGACGCCACCTGCCCCCTGGTCACGAAGGTGCACACCGAGGCCCGCAAGTACGCCCGCGAGGGCTATACCATCCTGCTCATCGGTGACAGCGCCCGGCATCAGGAAGTGCTGGGAACGAGCGGCGAGGCCCCGGACGAAACGATTCTGGTGGGCGTCCTGGGCAAGAGCGGGCCAGGGCTGCACGATCCGTACACCGTGCAGGTGCCCGATCCTGCCCGCGTGGTGGTCCTGACTCAGACGACCCTGAGCGTGGACGACACCCGGCGCACTGTCGAGATTCTGAAATCGCGCTTTCCGGCGCTGGTGATTCCGCCCTCGGAAGACCTGTGCTACGCCACCAAGAACCGCCAGGATGAGGTCAAGCGGATCGCCCAGGAGGTAAACGCCTTTCTGGTGCTGACCAGCACGCATTCATCAAACGGAATGCGGCTGCTGGAACTGGCCCAGGCCGAGTGCGGACGGGCTTACCGACTGGAAACCGGAGCCGATCTGGACGCCCTCGATCTGAGCAGCGTGCGCTCGGTGGGCATCACCAGTGCCGCCAGCACGCCCGACGATCTGGTCCAGGACGTGGTAGCAAGACTACGCCAGCGCAACCCCGAGCTGATTCTGAGCGAGGAGGGCGAGTGGGAGAACATCGAATTCCGGCAGCCGAAGAAGGTCGGGCCGACCGACGCGCTGTTGAGGGTGCAGCAGTAA